In a single window of the Lynx canadensis isolate LIC74 chromosome E2, mLynCan4.pri.v2, whole genome shotgun sequence genome:
- the LOC115502501 gene encoding zinc finger protein 569 produces MTESQGTVTFRDVAIDFTQEEWQQLDLAQRNLYRNVMLENYNNLITVGCPFTKPDVIFKLEQEEEPWVVEEEVLRRHCPGEVWGIDERQKIQDRLLTQFEDKFTKTLTEEKVIECHKKFANAFPLNLDFFPSSHNLYEYDLFGKCLEHNDFDCHNSDRIFIRKEHSEYNEPMKSFVINPSHLVVTPFKCNHCGKGFSQTLDLIRHLRIHTGEKPYECKNCRKAFSHKEKLIKHHKTHSREQSYECNECGKAFIKMSNLIRHQRIHTGEKPYACKECGKSFSQKSNLIDHEKIHTGEKPYECNECGKAFSQKQSLTAHQKVHTGEKPYACNECGKAFPRIASLALHMRSHTGEKPYKCDKCGKAFSQFSMLIIHVRIHTGEKPYECNECGKSFSQSSALTVHMRSHTGEKPYECKECRKAFSHKKNFITHQKIHTREKPYECNECGKAFIQMSNLVRHQRIHTGEKPYICKECGKAFSQKSNLIAHEKIHSGEKPYECNECGKAFSQKQNFITHQKVHTGEKPYDCNECGKAFSQIASLTLHLRSHTGEKPYECDKCGKAFSQCSLLNLHMRSHTGEKPYVCNECGKAFSQRTSLIVHMRGHTGEKPYECNKCGKAFSQSSSLTIHIRGHTGEKPFDCSKCGKAFSQISSLTLHMRKHTGEKPYHCYECGKAFSQKSHLVRHQRIHTQ; encoded by the exons atgacTGAGTCCCAG GGGACAGTGACATTCAGAGATGTGGCTATTGACTTCACCCAGGAAGAGTGGCAACAGTTGGATCTTGCTCAAAGGAACCTGTACCGGAATGTGATGCTAGAAAACTACAACAACTTAATCACAGTGG GCTGTCCATTCACCAAACCTGATGTGATTTTCAAGTTGGAGCAAGAAGAAGAACCTTGGGTGGTGGAGGAAGAAGTGTTAAGGAGACACTGTCCAG GAGAAGTATGGGGAATTGATGAGCGTCAGAAAATCCAGGACAGACTTTTGACACAATTTGAAGATAAATTCACAAAAACACTGACTGAAGAAAAAGTCATTGAATGTCATAAGAAATTTGCCAATGCATTTCCTCTTAACTTGGACTTTTTTCCTTCCAGTCACAATCTCTATGAATATGACTTATTTGGAAAGTGTTTAGAACATAATGATTTTGACTGTCATAACAGTGATAGAATCTTTATAAGAAAGGAACATTCTGAATATAATGAACCTATGAAATCATTTGTCATTAATCCATCCCATCTTGTAGTAACCCCCTTTAAATGTAATCACTGTGGGAAAGGATTCAGTCAAACTTTGGACCTCATCAGACACctcagaattcatactggagagaaaccctatgaatgtaaaaACTGTAGAAAAGCCTTCAGCCACAAGGAAAAACTCATTAAACATCATAAAACTCATAGTAGGGAGCAGTcttatgaatgtaatgaatgtgggaaagctttcatTAAAATGTCAAATCTCATTAGGCATCAAAGAATTCATACTGGGGAGAAACCCTATgcatgtaaggaatgtgggaaatcctTCAGCCAGAAATCCAATCTCATTGATCATGAAaaaattcatactggagagaaaccttatgaatgtaatgAGTGTGGGAAAGCATTCAGTCAGAAGCAAAGCCTCACTGCACATCAGAAAGTTCATACTGGGGAGAAACCTTATGCATGTAATGAATGTGGTAAAGCCTTCCCTCGAATTGCATCCCTTGCTCTTCACATGAGAAGTCATACAGGAGAAAAACCTTATAAATGTGATAAATGTGGAAAAGCTTTCTCTCAATTTTCCATGCTTATTATACATGTAAGAATTCATACGggtgagaaaccctatgaatgtaatgaatgtggaaaatcCTTCTCTCAAAGTTCAGCCCTTACTGTACATATGAGAAGTCATACTGGTGAAAAACCTTATGAGTGTAAGGAATGTAGAAAAGCCTTCAGCCACAAGAAAAACTTCATTACACACCAGAAGATTCATACTagagagaaaccttatgaatgtaatgaatgtgggaaagctttcatTCAAATGTCAAATCTCGTTAGAcaccagagaattcacactggagaaaaaccATACATATGTAAGGAATGTGGCAAAGCCTTTAGCCAGAAATCAAATCTCATTGCACATGAAAAAATTCAttctggagagaaaccctatgaatgtaatgaatgtggtaAAGCCTTCAGCCAAAAGCAAAACTTTATTACACATCAGAaagttcacactggagagaaaccttatgatTGTAATGAATGTGGTAAAGCCTTTTCTCAAATTGCATCCCTTACTCTTCATCTGAGAAGTCACACAGGAGAAAAGCCTTATGAATGTGAtaagtgtgggaaagccttctcTCAGTGCTCATTGCTCAACTTACATATGAGGAGTCATACTGGTGAGAAGCCCTATGtatgtaatgaatgtggaaaagctTTCTCTCAAAGAACTTCTCTTATTGTGCACATGAGAGGCCATACAggtgagaaaccctatgaatgtaataaatgtggaaaagccttctcCCAAAGCTCATCCCTTACTATACATATACGAGGTCATACAGGTGAGAAGCCCTTTGACTGTAGtaaatgtggaaaagccttctcTCAAATCTCATCTCTTACACTTCATATGAGAAAACATACAGGTGAGAAGCCTTATCATTGTTATGAGTGTGGTAAGGCTTTCAGCCAAAAGTCACACCTTGTTAGACACCAGAGAATTCATACTCAGTAG